A genomic region of Stigmatopora nigra isolate UIUO_SnigA chromosome 16, RoL_Snig_1.1, whole genome shotgun sequence contains the following coding sequences:
- the rreb1a gene encoding ras-responsive element-binding protein 1 isoform X4, with protein MENAPEPREVGAAGAVGAVGAAVSARNGEPAEQTAPVGPATEPEKTEESGRGGVADLSSINAMMSAVMSATGRINGDAGSDVAPGASPSPSSCRGSPSSDKTSAAGRAAPGRNVRRSQDAKDERATHVCPLCDKSCQSQHQLTMHIRQHNVDAGATDHSCSICGKCLSSASSLDRHMLVHSGERPYKCSVCSQTFTTNGNMHRHMKIHEKDPASGLLPVSPPSPTKRRRPSVKRRQDPEDEGGEEPPAKKATEELPSEEATAGAPTTPAAGDETTLPCPICFRSCVGRAELDAHMDTHPDSALRCDLCRLSFRTHRGLLRHNAGIHKLLPRDPGGRPFIQTNPSIPAGFNDLAFIDFSCKKFARIAQVWCETNLRRCVGKFHRFVCERCDKAFPLRSALDLHKIRQHWPVVGDAPRAAPDDAVPPLSPRDHFMEALGLRHVSKVTLPPTEDEIHQAHLDSIKAIHVEPLGCSLPQEPAFPAAGAGGPAAPGGPPPDRTSTLQGLSQRDALGLLSLQPFQAGFLLQPDGGGAATAGGGGSAFKPGEAAGVLELADIHRVLKAAASATGAGDRSGPAFPGPEATPSEAGPPRSPRPELTACTPPPPRSWQRASSGHAGPGSPSSDSPPAGTGGKGAAGGEAEGSFPCRFCERVFSFSGVLQAHMRFHLGILPHQCNICDYVAPDKATLIRHLRTHSGERPYICRVCHYPFTVKANCERHLRKKHGKTSRKDIEKHIKCVFSAEPGVSGGEARAGPGLAEAACRFCGQDLKTYRALQIHLRTHNGCQRKPFECRRCGAAFLAKRNCIHHLLKQHPEVQEREIEEHIAATAARLPAAGCRVKTEDYGGRDPDQPLDFSAKGRGAPPVVKAEVTSPLSEPPSPDQPVDLSIPGKRPWREDAEKRRFKPEQNGRARPPPPPSCPGAAAASPAPAPAPSPPGGLRLAPAGLLPMGPIPRPQRLKPLLPKPTSVKELPPLASIAQIIHSVSAAPDLLKRESTAAAAGEAERQPASRSPRDPPEMPCDDGARKKNGKKMAHEVLPLLGGAVDLESSGEFASVEKMLATTDANKFTNFLQTEDVPSETPAGDGQRAPADKEAGPRERGKTGTAAGTAAGTAAGTAGAAPPQSKGKKNAYSNSVQKMTCPFCPRVFPWASSLQRHMLTHTGQKPFPCPRCDAFFSTKSNCERHLLRKHGVTNRSLRRNGVLARKESDEGSPESAGSQSDAEPPADERTVAACATPDVPPEPKGGELSPSAPAVSSLPAPTCQLQSRQAEDDALREAARPVPVAGECRRDEHVDDDDDCRSDKSLDLNFGSKLIDFKLSDSAGAAPEGAPDRRHVCGTCRKGFRYATTLARHEKAHLSREAAPDTDDDGGDEEGPESGADIVVERGDAPQSDDDDKDERADGDKDERGSGDDDKDERADDEAESPEGDEEADYPEGPEGPEGDDEAKSPDSRDGAVADKRKKKTCVVCAKRFWSLQDLTRHMRSHTGERPYRCATCERTFTLKHSLVRHQRIHANKTGGEDGAARPPSENDNESAKESDDGRVSDPEAAGRTDALSPEPPDGADGADGEPPPAGAD; from the exons ATGGAGAATGCCCCGGAGCCGCGGGAAGTGGGCGCAGCCGGCGCTGTCGGCGCAGTCGGCGCGGCTGTCTCTGCGAGGAACGGAGAGCCGGCGGAGCAGACGGCGCCCGTGGGGCCGGCCA CCGAGCCCGAGAAGACGGAAGAGAGCGGCCGGGGCGGAGTCGCCGACCTGTCCTCCATCAACGCCATGATGTCGGCGGTCATGTCGGCCACGGGCAGAATTAACGGAGACGCGGGGAGCGACGTGGCACCGGGAGCCTCTCCCAG CCCGTCGTCCTGTCGCGGCAGCCCGTCCTCCGACAAGACGTCGGCGGCCGGCAGGGCGGCGCCGGGGCGCAACGTCCGACGCAGTCAG GACGCCAAGGACGAGCGCGCCACTCACGTCTGCCCGCTTTGCGACAAGAGTTGCCAGTCTCAGCATCAGCTCACCATGCACATCAGACAG CACAACGTGGACGCGGGCGCCACGGACCACTCGTGCAGCATTTGCGGCAAGTGTTTGAGCTCGGCGTCTTCGCTGGATCGCCACATGCTGGTGCACAGCGGCGAAAGGCCCTACAAGTGCAGCGTCTGCTCGCAGACCTTCACCACCAACGGCAACATGCACAG ACACATGAAGATTCACGAGAAGGACCCGGCCAGCGGCCTCCTGCCCGTCAGCCCGCCGTCGCCCACCAAGCGCCGCCGTCCCTCCGTCAAGAGGCGGCAGGACCCAGAGGACGAGGGCGGCGAGGAGCCCCCCGCCAAGAAG GCGACGGAGGAATTGCCCTCGGAGGAAGCCACGGCGGGGGCGCCCACCACGCCGGCCGCCGGGGACGAAACGACGCTCCCGTGTCCCATCTGCTTCAGGAGCTGCGTGGGCAGAGCGGAGCTGGACGCGCACATGGACACTCACCCGGACAGCGCCCTCAG GTGCGACCTGTGCCGCCTTTCTTTCCGGACCCATCGCGGTCTGTTGCGCCACAACGCGGGAATCCACAAGCTCCTGCCCCGAGACCCCGGCGGGCGACCGTTCATCCAGACCAATCCGTCCATCCCCGCCGGCTTCAACGACTTGGCCTTCATCGACTTTTCTTGCAAGAAGTTTGCCCGTATCGCTCAG GTGTGGTGCGAGACCAACCTCCGACGCTGCGTGGGCAAGTTTCACCGCTTCGTGTGCGAGCGCTGCGACAAAGCCTTCCCGCTGCGCTCGGCACTGGACCTCCACAAGATCCGCCAACACTGGCCGGTGGTGGGCGACGCCCCGAGGGCCGCCCCCGACGACGCGGTCCCCCCGCTTTCCCCTCGGGATCACTTCATGGAGGCGCTGGGACTCAGGCACGTGTCCAAG GTGACGCTTCCCCCCACGGAGGACGAGATCCACCAGGCGCACCTGGACAGCATCAAGGCCATCCACGTGGAGCCCCTCGGCTGCAGCCTCCCCCAGGAGCCCGCCTTCCCGGCGGCGGGCGCCGGCGGGCCGGCGGCCCCGGGCGGGCCCCCGCCCGACCGGACGTCCACGCTGCAGGGTCTGTCCCAGAGAGACGCCCTGGGCCTGCTGTCCCTGCAGCCCTTCCAGGCCGGCTTCCTGCTACAGcccgacggcggcggcgccgccaccgccggaGGCGGGGGGAGCGCCTTCAAGCCCGGCGAGGCGGCCGGCGTGCTGGAGCTGGCCGACATCCACCGCGTCCTCAAAGCGGCGGCTTCGGCCACGGGCGCCGGCGATCGCTCGGGGCCGGCCTTCCCCG GTCCCGAGGCCACGCCGTCGGAGGCCGGGCCCCCTCGGAGCCCCCGCCCGGAGCTGACGGCCTGTACCCCGCCGCCCCCGCGCAGCTGGCAGCGGGCCTCGTCGGGCCACGCCGGGCCCGGGTCGCCCTCCTCGGACTCGCCGCCGGCCGGCACGGGCGGGAAGGGGGCGGCGGGGGGCGAGGCGGAGGGCTCGTTCCCGTGCCGCTTCTGCGAGCGTGTCTTCTCCTTCTCGGGCGTCCTGCAGGCTCACATGCGCTTCCACTTGGGCATCCTGCCCCACCAGTGCAACATTTGCGACTACGTGGCGCCCGACAAGGCCACGCTGATCCGCCACCTGCGCACCCACAGCGGCGAGCGCCCCTACATCTGCCGCGTCTGCCACTACCCCTTCACCGTCAAGGCCAACTGCGAGCGCCACCTCCGCAAGAAACACGGCAAGACGTCCAGGAAGGACATCGAGAAACACATCAAGTGCGTGTTCTCGGCCGAGCCCGGCGTCTCGGGGGGCGAGGCCCGGGCGGGCCCGGGCCTCGCCGAGGCGGCCTGCCGCTTCTGCGGACAGGACTTGAAGACGTACCGGGCCCTGCAGATCCACCTGCGCACGCACAACGGCTGCCAGCGGAAGCCCTTTGAGTGTCGCCGCTGCGGCGCCGCCTTCCTGGCCAAGCGCAACTGCATCCACCACCTCCTCAAGCAGCACCCGGAGGTCCAGGAGCGCGAGATCGAGGAGCAcatcgccgccaccgccgcccgcCTCCCGGCGGCCGGCTGCCGGGTCAAGACGGAGGACTACGGGGGGCGGGACCCGGACCAACCCCTGGACTTTTCGGCCAAGGGGCGGGGCGCGCCGCCCGTGGTCAAGGCGGAAGTCACGTCGCCCCTCTCGGAGCCGCCTTCCCCGGACCAGCCCGTGGACCTGTCCATCCCCGGCAAGCGGCCGTGGCGGGAGGATGCCGAGAAGCGCCGTTTCAAACCGGAGCAAAACGGCAGGgcgaggccgccgccgccgccgtcttgTCCCGGCGCGGCGGCGGCCTCGCCGGCCCCGGCCCCGGCCCCATCGCCTCCCGGGGGCCTCCGCTTGGCCCCGGCGGGCCTCCTCCCGATGGGCCCCATCCCCCGCCCCCAGCGCCTCAAGCCCCTCCTGCCCAAACCCACCTCGGTGAAGGAGCTGCCCCCTCTGGCCTCCATTGCGCAGATCATTCACTCAGTGTCCGCCGCTCCCGACCTGTTGAAGAGAGagtcgacggcggcggcggcgggggaggCCGAGCGCCAGCCGGCCAGCCGCTCGCCCCGCGACCCGCCGGAGATGCCCTGCGACGACGGCGCCAG GAAGAAGAACGGCAAGAAGATGGCTCACGAGGTCCTCCCGCTGCTGGGCGGTGCCGTGGACCTGGAGTCCAGCGGCGAGTTTGCCAGCGTGGAGAAGATGCTGGCCACCACCGACGCCAACAAGTTCACCAACTTCCTGCAGACGGAGGACGTCCCTTCCGAGACGCCCGCGGGAG ACGGCCAGCGAGCGCCGGCGGACAAGGAGGCCGGTCCGAGGGAGCGAGGCAAGACGGGGACGGCGGCGGGGACGGCGGCGGGGACGGCGGCGGGGACGGCTGGGGCCGCCCCTCCGCAGTCCAAAGGCAAGAAGAACGCCTACTCCAACTCGGTCCAGAAGATGACCTGCCCCTTTTGCCCTCGGGTCTTCCCCTGGGCCAGCTCGCTGCAGAGGCACATGCTGACGCACACCG GTCAGAAGCCCTTCCCCTGCCCGCGCTGCGACGCCTTCTTTTCCACCAAGTCCAACTGCGAGCGCCACCTGCTGAGGAAGCACGGCGTCACCAACCGCTCCCTGAGGCGTAACGGCGTCCTGGCTAGGAAAGAAAGTGACGAGGGCTCGCCCGAGAGCGCCG GGAGCCAGTCTGACGCCGAGCCGCCGGCCGACGAGCGGACCGTGGCGGCGTGCGCCACTCCTGACGTGCCGCCGGAGCCGAAGGGGGGGGAGCTCTCGCCGTCCGCCCCAG CCGTGTCGTCGCTTCCCGCCCCGACGTGCCAGCTCCAGTCCCGGCAGGCAGAGGACGACGCCTTGCGAGAAGCGGCCCGCCCGGTGCCGGTCGCCGGCGAG TGCCGTCGGGACGAGCAcgtggacgacgacgacgactgtCGCAGCGACAAAAGTTTGGATTTGAACTTTGGCTCCAAGCTGATCGACTTCAAACTGTCCGACTCGGCCGGCGCCGCCCCCGAAGGCGCCCCGGACCGGCGGCACGTCTGCGGCACGTGCCGCAAAGGCTTCCGCTATGCCACCACGCTGGCCCGTCACGAGAAGGCGCACCTGAGCCGGGAGGCTGCGCCCGACACGGACGACGACGGAGGCGACGAGGAGGGGCCCGAGAGCGGCGCGGACATCGTGGTGGAACGCGGCGATGCCCCGCAAAGCGATGACGACGACAAGGATGAGCGCGCCGACGGCGACAAGGACGAGCGCGGCAGCGGCGACGACGACAAGGACGAGCGCGCCGACGACGAGGCCGAGAGTCCGGAGGGGGACGAGGAGGCCGACTACCCCGAGGGCCCCGAGGGCCCCGAGGGCGACGACGAAGCCAAGAGCCCGGACTCGCGCGACGGCGCCGTGGCAGACAAACGCAAGAAGAAGACCTGCGTGGTTTGCGCCAAACGTTTCTGGTCGCTGCAGGACCTCACCAGGCACATGAGGTCGCACACGG GCGAACGTCCTTACCGCTGCGCCACCTGCGAACGCACGTTCACGCTCAAGCACAGCCTGGTCCGCCACCAACGCATTCACGCCAACAAGACGGGCGGCGAGGACGGCGCCGCCCGCCCCCCCTCCGAGAACGACAACGAGAGCGCCAAGGAATCGGACGACGGCCGGGTCTCGGACCCGGAGGCcgccggacggacggacgcccTGTCTCCCGAGCCGCCGGACGGGGCCGACGGGGCCGACGGGGAGCCTCCGCCGGCGGGCGCTGACTGA
- the rreb1a gene encoding ras-responsive element-binding protein 1 isoform X3 gives MGGLQNMENAPEPREVGAAGAVGAVGAAVSARNGEPAEQTAPVGPATEPEKTEESGRGGVADLSSINAMMSAVMSATGRINGDAGSDVAPGASPSPSSCRGSPSSDKTSAAGRAAPGRNVRRSQDAKDERATHVCPLCDKSCQSQHQLTMHIRQHNVDAGATDHSCSICGKCLSSASSLDRHMLVHSGERPYKCSVCSQTFTTNGNMHRHMKIHEKDPASGLLPVSPPSPTKRRRPSVKRRQDPEDEGGEEPPAKKATEELPSEEATAGAPTTPAAGDETTLPCPICFRSCVGRAELDAHMDTHPDSALRCDLCRLSFRTHRGLLRHNAGIHKLLPRDPGGRPFIQTNPSIPAGFNDLAFIDFSCKKFARIAQVWCETNLRRCVGKFHRFVCERCDKAFPLRSALDLHKIRQHWPVVGDAPRAAPDDAVPPLSPRDHFMEALGLRHVSKVTLPPTEDEIHQAHLDSIKAIHVEPLGCSLPQEPAFPAAGAGGPAAPGGPPPDRTSTLQGLSQRDALGLLSLQPFQAGFLLQPDGGGAATAGGGGSAFKPGEAAGVLELADIHRVLKAAASATGAGDRSGPAFPGPEATPSEAGPPRSPRPELTACTPPPPRSWQRASSGHAGPGSPSSDSPPAGTGGKGAAGGEAEGSFPCRFCERVFSFSGVLQAHMRFHLGILPHQCNICDYVAPDKATLIRHLRTHSGERPYICRVCHYPFTVKANCERHLRKKHGKTSRKDIEKHIKCVFSAEPGVSGGEARAGPGLAEAACRFCGQDLKTYRALQIHLRTHNGCQRKPFECRRCGAAFLAKRNCIHHLLKQHPEVQEREIEEHIAATAARLPAAGCRVKTEDYGGRDPDQPLDFSAKGRGAPPVVKAEVTSPLSEPPSPDQPVDLSIPGKRPWREDAEKRRFKPEQNGRARPPPPPSCPGAAAASPAPAPAPSPPGGLRLAPAGLLPMGPIPRPQRLKPLLPKPTSVKELPPLASIAQIIHSVSAAPDLLKRESTAAAAGEAERQPASRSPRDPPEMPCDDGARKKNGKKMAHEVLPLLGGAVDLESSGEFASVEKMLATTDANKFTNFLQTEDVPSETPAGDGQRAPADKEAGPRERGKTGTAAGTAAGTAAGTAGAAPPQSKGKKNAYSNSVQKMTCPFCPRVFPWASSLQRHMLTHTGQKPFPCPRCDAFFSTKSNCERHLLRKHGVTNRSLRRNGVLARKESDEGSPESAGSQSDAEPPADERTVAACATPDVPPEPKGGELSPSAPAVSSLPAPTCQLQSRQAEDDALREAARPVPVAGECRRDEHVDDDDDCRSDKSLDLNFGSKLIDFKLSDSAGAAPEGAPDRRHVCGTCRKGFRYATTLARHEKAHLSREAAPDTDDDGGDEEGPESGADIVVERGDAPQSDDDDKDERADGDKDERGSGDDDKDERADDEAESPEGDEEADYPEGPEGPEGDDEAKSPDSRDGAVADKRKKKTCVVCAKRFWSLQDLTRHMRSHTGERPYRCATCERTFTLKHSLVRHQRIHANKTGGEDGAARPPSENDNESAKESDDGRVSDPEAAGRTDALSPEPPDGADGADGEPPPAGAD, from the exons ATGGGAGGACTCCAAA ACATGGAGAATGCCCCGGAGCCGCGGGAAGTGGGCGCAGCCGGCGCTGTCGGCGCAGTCGGCGCGGCTGTCTCTGCGAGGAACGGAGAGCCGGCGGAGCAGACGGCGCCCGTGGGGCCGGCCA CCGAGCCCGAGAAGACGGAAGAGAGCGGCCGGGGCGGAGTCGCCGACCTGTCCTCCATCAACGCCATGATGTCGGCGGTCATGTCGGCCACGGGCAGAATTAACGGAGACGCGGGGAGCGACGTGGCACCGGGAGCCTCTCCCAG CCCGTCGTCCTGTCGCGGCAGCCCGTCCTCCGACAAGACGTCGGCGGCCGGCAGGGCGGCGCCGGGGCGCAACGTCCGACGCAGTCAG GACGCCAAGGACGAGCGCGCCACTCACGTCTGCCCGCTTTGCGACAAGAGTTGCCAGTCTCAGCATCAGCTCACCATGCACATCAGACAG CACAACGTGGACGCGGGCGCCACGGACCACTCGTGCAGCATTTGCGGCAAGTGTTTGAGCTCGGCGTCTTCGCTGGATCGCCACATGCTGGTGCACAGCGGCGAAAGGCCCTACAAGTGCAGCGTCTGCTCGCAGACCTTCACCACCAACGGCAACATGCACAG ACACATGAAGATTCACGAGAAGGACCCGGCCAGCGGCCTCCTGCCCGTCAGCCCGCCGTCGCCCACCAAGCGCCGCCGTCCCTCCGTCAAGAGGCGGCAGGACCCAGAGGACGAGGGCGGCGAGGAGCCCCCCGCCAAGAAG GCGACGGAGGAATTGCCCTCGGAGGAAGCCACGGCGGGGGCGCCCACCACGCCGGCCGCCGGGGACGAAACGACGCTCCCGTGTCCCATCTGCTTCAGGAGCTGCGTGGGCAGAGCGGAGCTGGACGCGCACATGGACACTCACCCGGACAGCGCCCTCAG GTGCGACCTGTGCCGCCTTTCTTTCCGGACCCATCGCGGTCTGTTGCGCCACAACGCGGGAATCCACAAGCTCCTGCCCCGAGACCCCGGCGGGCGACCGTTCATCCAGACCAATCCGTCCATCCCCGCCGGCTTCAACGACTTGGCCTTCATCGACTTTTCTTGCAAGAAGTTTGCCCGTATCGCTCAG GTGTGGTGCGAGACCAACCTCCGACGCTGCGTGGGCAAGTTTCACCGCTTCGTGTGCGAGCGCTGCGACAAAGCCTTCCCGCTGCGCTCGGCACTGGACCTCCACAAGATCCGCCAACACTGGCCGGTGGTGGGCGACGCCCCGAGGGCCGCCCCCGACGACGCGGTCCCCCCGCTTTCCCCTCGGGATCACTTCATGGAGGCGCTGGGACTCAGGCACGTGTCCAAG GTGACGCTTCCCCCCACGGAGGACGAGATCCACCAGGCGCACCTGGACAGCATCAAGGCCATCCACGTGGAGCCCCTCGGCTGCAGCCTCCCCCAGGAGCCCGCCTTCCCGGCGGCGGGCGCCGGCGGGCCGGCGGCCCCGGGCGGGCCCCCGCCCGACCGGACGTCCACGCTGCAGGGTCTGTCCCAGAGAGACGCCCTGGGCCTGCTGTCCCTGCAGCCCTTCCAGGCCGGCTTCCTGCTACAGcccgacggcggcggcgccgccaccgccggaGGCGGGGGGAGCGCCTTCAAGCCCGGCGAGGCGGCCGGCGTGCTGGAGCTGGCCGACATCCACCGCGTCCTCAAAGCGGCGGCTTCGGCCACGGGCGCCGGCGATCGCTCGGGGCCGGCCTTCCCCG GTCCCGAGGCCACGCCGTCGGAGGCCGGGCCCCCTCGGAGCCCCCGCCCGGAGCTGACGGCCTGTACCCCGCCGCCCCCGCGCAGCTGGCAGCGGGCCTCGTCGGGCCACGCCGGGCCCGGGTCGCCCTCCTCGGACTCGCCGCCGGCCGGCACGGGCGGGAAGGGGGCGGCGGGGGGCGAGGCGGAGGGCTCGTTCCCGTGCCGCTTCTGCGAGCGTGTCTTCTCCTTCTCGGGCGTCCTGCAGGCTCACATGCGCTTCCACTTGGGCATCCTGCCCCACCAGTGCAACATTTGCGACTACGTGGCGCCCGACAAGGCCACGCTGATCCGCCACCTGCGCACCCACAGCGGCGAGCGCCCCTACATCTGCCGCGTCTGCCACTACCCCTTCACCGTCAAGGCCAACTGCGAGCGCCACCTCCGCAAGAAACACGGCAAGACGTCCAGGAAGGACATCGAGAAACACATCAAGTGCGTGTTCTCGGCCGAGCCCGGCGTCTCGGGGGGCGAGGCCCGGGCGGGCCCGGGCCTCGCCGAGGCGGCCTGCCGCTTCTGCGGACAGGACTTGAAGACGTACCGGGCCCTGCAGATCCACCTGCGCACGCACAACGGCTGCCAGCGGAAGCCCTTTGAGTGTCGCCGCTGCGGCGCCGCCTTCCTGGCCAAGCGCAACTGCATCCACCACCTCCTCAAGCAGCACCCGGAGGTCCAGGAGCGCGAGATCGAGGAGCAcatcgccgccaccgccgcccgcCTCCCGGCGGCCGGCTGCCGGGTCAAGACGGAGGACTACGGGGGGCGGGACCCGGACCAACCCCTGGACTTTTCGGCCAAGGGGCGGGGCGCGCCGCCCGTGGTCAAGGCGGAAGTCACGTCGCCCCTCTCGGAGCCGCCTTCCCCGGACCAGCCCGTGGACCTGTCCATCCCCGGCAAGCGGCCGTGGCGGGAGGATGCCGAGAAGCGCCGTTTCAAACCGGAGCAAAACGGCAGGgcgaggccgccgccgccgccgtcttgTCCCGGCGCGGCGGCGGCCTCGCCGGCCCCGGCCCCGGCCCCATCGCCTCCCGGGGGCCTCCGCTTGGCCCCGGCGGGCCTCCTCCCGATGGGCCCCATCCCCCGCCCCCAGCGCCTCAAGCCCCTCCTGCCCAAACCCACCTCGGTGAAGGAGCTGCCCCCTCTGGCCTCCATTGCGCAGATCATTCACTCAGTGTCCGCCGCTCCCGACCTGTTGAAGAGAGagtcgacggcggcggcggcgggggaggCCGAGCGCCAGCCGGCCAGCCGCTCGCCCCGCGACCCGCCGGAGATGCCCTGCGACGACGGCGCCAG GAAGAAGAACGGCAAGAAGATGGCTCACGAGGTCCTCCCGCTGCTGGGCGGTGCCGTGGACCTGGAGTCCAGCGGCGAGTTTGCCAGCGTGGAGAAGATGCTGGCCACCACCGACGCCAACAAGTTCACCAACTTCCTGCAGACGGAGGACGTCCCTTCCGAGACGCCCGCGGGAG ACGGCCAGCGAGCGCCGGCGGACAAGGAGGCCGGTCCGAGGGAGCGAGGCAAGACGGGGACGGCGGCGGGGACGGCGGCGGGGACGGCGGCGGGGACGGCTGGGGCCGCCCCTCCGCAGTCCAAAGGCAAGAAGAACGCCTACTCCAACTCGGTCCAGAAGATGACCTGCCCCTTTTGCCCTCGGGTCTTCCCCTGGGCCAGCTCGCTGCAGAGGCACATGCTGACGCACACCG GTCAGAAGCCCTTCCCCTGCCCGCGCTGCGACGCCTTCTTTTCCACCAAGTCCAACTGCGAGCGCCACCTGCTGAGGAAGCACGGCGTCACCAACCGCTCCCTGAGGCGTAACGGCGTCCTGGCTAGGAAAGAAAGTGACGAGGGCTCGCCCGAGAGCGCCG GGAGCCAGTCTGACGCCGAGCCGCCGGCCGACGAGCGGACCGTGGCGGCGTGCGCCACTCCTGACGTGCCGCCGGAGCCGAAGGGGGGGGAGCTCTCGCCGTCCGCCCCAG CCGTGTCGTCGCTTCCCGCCCCGACGTGCCAGCTCCAGTCCCGGCAGGCAGAGGACGACGCCTTGCGAGAAGCGGCCCGCCCGGTGCCGGTCGCCGGCGAG TGCCGTCGGGACGAGCAcgtggacgacgacgacgactgtCGCAGCGACAAAAGTTTGGATTTGAACTTTGGCTCCAAGCTGATCGACTTCAAACTGTCCGACTCGGCCGGCGCCGCCCCCGAAGGCGCCCCGGACCGGCGGCACGTCTGCGGCACGTGCCGCAAAGGCTTCCGCTATGCCACCACGCTGGCCCGTCACGAGAAGGCGCACCTGAGCCGGGAGGCTGCGCCCGACACGGACGACGACGGAGGCGACGAGGAGGGGCCCGAGAGCGGCGCGGACATCGTGGTGGAACGCGGCGATGCCCCGCAAAGCGATGACGACGACAAGGATGAGCGCGCCGACGGCGACAAGGACGAGCGCGGCAGCGGCGACGACGACAAGGACGAGCGCGCCGACGACGAGGCCGAGAGTCCGGAGGGGGACGAGGAGGCCGACTACCCCGAGGGCCCCGAGGGCCCCGAGGGCGACGACGAAGCCAAGAGCCCGGACTCGCGCGACGGCGCCGTGGCAGACAAACGCAAGAAGAAGACCTGCGTGGTTTGCGCCAAACGTTTCTGGTCGCTGCAGGACCTCACCAGGCACATGAGGTCGCACACGG GCGAACGTCCTTACCGCTGCGCCACCTGCGAACGCACGTTCACGCTCAAGCACAGCCTGGTCCGCCACCAACGCATTCACGCCAACAAGACGGGCGGCGAGGACGGCGCCGCCCGCCCCCCCTCCGAGAACGACAACGAGAGCGCCAAGGAATCGGACGACGGCCGGGTCTCGGACCCGGAGGCcgccggacggacggacgcccTGTCTCCCGAGCCGCCGGACGGGGCCGACGGGGCCGACGGGGAGCCTCCGCCGGCGGGCGCTGACTGA